From Micromonospora rifamycinica, a single genomic window includes:
- a CDS encoding transposase, protein MSREEDDAVALVRVYCGLASADPADRPASAGSTLTSAVVDDAGRLLHVYEIGDDAAGYAQLVTLLVERSGGPSGVAIAADSDDHAVTSLLSAAGRPLAIADDDSVDDFAERFADDDSLEEMQSAPAERRAVGLARALQAGALSAVTLPASRDLAGFKQVLAAHAALSSGRHSAAVALREVLRELYPAALRAYPDPAEPVALAVLDALPEPNMLGGTSARGRDLSVAADAVTAQLTADGVAEAGEIEAAVTALRVAIAETPRRATVNRALTSAVAETVRQSVAAVRACDAGCEALVSALSTRVSAPSPLGRRAAARRGEQVGELTGISGTGTGLRPLRPVEPAPPVPTGRRSRPEPVPGGATPTAPRPLGPPPVAPAPVAPPPVAPRPVTPAAVSTLPTSAPPGRVDPAARSASDAPTTMIPPIRRGMDAPANRPVSAPPPPPPGITPIAPAQRGNVPPAEAGEPFRPTLTTAAINNARAERQRTVIPPRPKTTGALSTPTGGFSATDLNVPVPISRPEPEPTAPPGSRANWPLVNNPEDPAASSADNPVVPAYGERAGRPGDAPADPGAGRRVTPPWLADDLPQEPPMLRLVEPPPLADRALRDGLDTADTHLDTPPLRLVDREEAGRSARPGRSERPERLDRAEHLDRPTRVDRPGRLDRPDRAARLDRPERLDRPERPEPLDRPERPIRSERASLDRRPEPVERRPPPMEHRPPPVSDEGDGDLLIFAQAKSAWFVGHGDESDLEWSSTADTGWQAAEKVARPAVGAETPAGLPKRVPQANLVPGSPLREERPLRIVRDAASLAENTTGYFRGWRRGQEIGGFAVGGRPGREAAGGWDFSRDPTERDDDREYEFRSAGYRS, encoded by the coding sequence GTGTCCCGGGAGGAGGACGACGCCGTGGCGCTCGTGCGCGTGTACTGCGGTCTGGCCTCGGCAGATCCGGCCGACCGACCGGCCTCGGCCGGATCGACGCTGACGTCCGCCGTGGTCGACGACGCAGGCCGTCTGCTGCATGTCTACGAGATCGGTGACGACGCGGCGGGCTACGCCCAGCTCGTCACGCTCCTCGTGGAACGGTCGGGCGGGCCGAGCGGCGTGGCGATCGCCGCCGACAGCGACGACCACGCGGTCACCTCGCTGCTGAGCGCGGCCGGTCGTCCACTGGCCATCGCCGACGACGACTCGGTCGACGACTTCGCCGAGCGGTTCGCCGACGACGACTCCCTGGAGGAGATGCAGTCCGCGCCGGCCGAACGGCGGGCGGTGGGCCTGGCCCGCGCCCTCCAGGCCGGCGCGCTCTCCGCGGTCACCCTCCCGGCCTCCCGGGATCTGGCCGGCTTCAAGCAGGTCCTCGCCGCGCACGCCGCGCTGTCCAGCGGCCGGCACTCCGCTGCCGTGGCGCTGCGCGAGGTGCTCCGCGAGCTCTACCCGGCCGCCCTGCGGGCGTACCCGGACCCGGCCGAGCCGGTGGCGTTGGCCGTCCTGGACGCGCTGCCCGAGCCGAACATGCTCGGCGGGACCTCGGCCCGGGGCCGCGACCTGTCGGTGGCCGCCGACGCGGTGACCGCGCAGCTCACCGCCGACGGAGTGGCCGAGGCCGGGGAGATCGAGGCAGCGGTCACCGCGCTACGGGTGGCCATCGCCGAGACGCCGCGCCGGGCCACCGTCAACCGGGCGCTCACCTCCGCCGTGGCCGAGACCGTCCGGCAGTCGGTCGCCGCGGTACGTGCCTGCGACGCCGGCTGCGAGGCGCTGGTGAGCGCGCTCAGCACCCGGGTCAGCGCCCCGAGCCCGCTGGGCCGCCGGGCCGCCGCCCGCCGCGGCGAGCAGGTCGGCGAGTTGACCGGCATCAGCGGCACCGGCACCGGTCTGCGTCCACTGCGGCCCGTCGAGCCGGCGCCGCCCGTCCCGACCGGCCGGCGCAGCCGCCCCGAGCCGGTCCCCGGCGGGGCGACACCGACCGCACCCCGGCCGCTCGGTCCGCCGCCGGTCGCCCCCGCCCCGGTCGCCCCGCCGCCCGTAGCTCCCCGCCCGGTGACCCCGGCGGCCGTGTCCACGCTGCCGACCTCGGCACCACCCGGACGCGTCGACCCGGCGGCCCGATCGGCGTCGGACGCCCCGACCACGATGATCCCGCCGATCCGGCGGGGGATGGACGCACCGGCCAACCGGCCGGTCTCGGCCCCACCGCCGCCTCCGCCGGGCATCACGCCGATCGCCCCGGCGCAGCGTGGCAACGTGCCGCCCGCCGAGGCCGGTGAGCCGTTCCGGCCGACGCTGACCACGGCCGCTATCAACAACGCCCGGGCCGAACGGCAGCGCACCGTGATCCCGCCCCGGCCCAAGACGACCGGCGCGCTCTCGACGCCCACCGGCGGCTTCAGCGCGACCGACCTGAACGTGCCGGTGCCGATCTCCCGGCCCGAGCCGGAGCCCACCGCCCCGCCGGGCTCGCGGGCGAACTGGCCGCTGGTCAACAACCCCGAGGACCCGGCCGCCAGCTCCGCCGACAACCCGGTGGTCCCGGCGTACGGTGAGCGGGCCGGCCGCCCGGGGGACGCCCCTGCCGACCCCGGGGCCGGGCGTCGGGTCACCCCGCCCTGGCTCGCCGACGACCTGCCCCAGGAGCCGCCGATGCTGCGGCTGGTGGAGCCGCCGCCGCTGGCCGACCGGGCGCTACGGGACGGCCTCGACACCGCCGACACGCACCTGGACACTCCGCCCCTGCGCCTGGTCGACCGGGAGGAGGCCGGCCGGTCCGCCCGGCCCGGCCGGTCCGAGCGTCCGGAACGCCTCGACCGGGCGGAACACCTGGACCGCCCCACCCGGGTCGACCGTCCCGGGCGGCTCGACCGCCCCGACCGGGCCGCGCGCCTCGACCGCCCCGAGCGGCTCGACCGTCCCGAGCGGCCGGAACCCCTGGACCGTCCCGAGCGGCCGATCCGCAGCGAACGGGCCAGCCTGGACCGTCGGCCGGAGCCGGTCGAGCGCCGTCCCCCGCCGATGGAGCACCGGCCGCCGCCGGTTTCCGACGAGGGCGACGGTGATCTGCTGATCTTCGCCCAGGCCAAGTCGGCGTGGTTCGTCGGGCACGGCGACGAGAGCGACCTGGAGTGGTCGTCCACCGCGGACACCGGCTGGCAGGCCGCCGAGAAGGTGGCCCGTCCGGCGGTGGGTGCGGAAACCCCTGCCGGGCTGCCCAAGCGGGTTCCCCAGGCCAACCTGGTGCCCGGCTCACCGCTGCGCGAGGAGCGTCCGCTGCGCATCGTCCGGGACGCGGCGAGCCTCGCCGAGAACACCACCGGCTACTTCCGGGGTTGGCGGCGGGGACAGGAGATCGGCGGCTTCGCGGTCGGCGGTCGGCCGGGGCGTGAGGCCGCCGGCGGCTGGGACTTCAGCCGGGATCCGACCGAGCGGGACGACGACCGGGAGTACGAGTTCCGCTCCGCCGGCTACCGGTCCTGA
- a CDS encoding GTP-binding protein: protein MSQRPPAPNGRVTSAKIVIAGGFGVGKTTLVGSVSEITPLTTEAIMTSAGVGVDDTRQVPGKTTTTVAMDFGRISIDRDLILYLFGTPGQTRFWFMWDELVRGAIGAVVLVDTRRLADCFAAIDFFEHRRLPYLVAINCFDGMQYHDPQDVRDALAISTDVPVVACDARNRESTKHVLISLVEYVLTMRRSRAAAPA from the coding sequence ATGTCGCAGCGACCGCCTGCCCCGAACGGGCGCGTGACGTCGGCGAAGATCGTTATCGCCGGTGGGTTCGGCGTCGGCAAGACGACGCTGGTCGGTTCGGTCTCGGAGATCACACCGCTGACCACCGAGGCCATCATGACCTCCGCGGGCGTGGGCGTCGACGACACCCGGCAGGTGCCGGGCAAGACGACGACCACGGTGGCGATGGACTTCGGCCGTATCTCGATCGACCGGGATCTGATCCTGTACCTGTTCGGGACGCCCGGTCAGACGCGGTTCTGGTTCATGTGGGACGAGCTGGTCCGGGGCGCCATCGGCGCCGTGGTCCTGGTCGACACCCGCCGGTTGGCCGACTGCTTCGCGGCGATCGACTTCTTCGAGCACCGGCGGTTGCCGTACCTGGTGGCCATCAACTGCTTCGACGGGATGCAGTACCACGACCCGCAGGACGTCCGGGACGCGCTGGCGATCTCGACCGACGTCCCGGTGGTGGCCTGCGACGCCCGTAACCGCGAGTCGACCAAGCACGTGCTGATCTCGCTGGTCGAGTACGTGCTGACCATGCGTCGTTCGCGCGCGGCGGCACCGGCCTGA
- a CDS encoding DUF742 domain-containing protein, with the protein MIDRDEPTGALVRPYAVTRGRTRPRLDIALEALVETTVRGRAAAGGNGGQGREHQYIAALCDGRVQSLAEIAARMQLPLGVARVLIADMATDGLVAVHEPTILDDSDDAVGTELLERVLSGLRRL; encoded by the coding sequence ATGATCGATCGTGACGAACCGACAGGCGCGTTGGTCCGACCGTACGCCGTGACCCGTGGTCGTACCCGTCCCCGGCTCGACATCGCCCTGGAGGCGCTCGTCGAGACGACGGTGCGCGGTCGCGCTGCTGCCGGTGGCAACGGCGGTCAGGGCCGGGAGCACCAGTACATCGCCGCGCTGTGTGACGGACGCGTGCAGTCGCTGGCCGAGATCGCGGCCCGGATGCAGCTTCCGCTCGGCGTGGCCCGGGTGCTCATCGCCGACATGGCGACGGACGGCCTGGTCGCGGTCCACGAGCCGACCATCTTGGACGACTCGGACGACGCGGTGGGCACTGAACTGCTGGAGAGGGTGCTGAGTGGACTTCGCAGGCTCTGA
- a CDS encoding roadblock/LC7 domain-containing protein, translating to MTTTQDLGWLLANFADRVPGVAHAVAVSADGLLLASSRDLPRDRADQLAAIASGLVSLTQGAARCFEGGAVLQTVVEMDNGFLFLMSISDGSSFAVLAARSCDVGQVGYEMALLVDRVGDALTPQARTAVGMMG from the coding sequence ATGACAACTACGCAGGATCTTGGTTGGCTGCTGGCCAACTTCGCCGACCGGGTGCCGGGTGTCGCGCACGCGGTCGCGGTATCCGCCGACGGCCTGCTCCTCGCTTCGTCGCGCGACCTGCCCCGGGACCGGGCCGACCAGCTGGCCGCGATCGCGTCCGGCCTGGTCAGCCTGACCCAGGGGGCGGCCCGCTGCTTCGAGGGCGGCGCGGTGCTGCAGACCGTCGTCGAGATGGACAACGGTTTCCTGTTCCTGATGTCCATCTCGGACGGCTCGTCGTTCGCCGTGCTGGCCGCCCGCAGTTGCGACGTCGGTCAGGTCGGCTACGAGATGGCGTTGCTGGTCGACCGGGTGGGTGACGCGCTCACCCCGCAGGCCCGTACGGCTGTCGGGATGATGGGCTGA
- a CDS encoding sensor histidine kinase: MSKRPTTAGSFLSRLRRPAGRLRDMPIWSKLGLIMIVPTIATVVVGTSGLVDHLQTLNNANRAGDLANLVGYSGDLVNTLQDERTNAVLLLGSPKGQAREQYQEAYNRVNQRVDQSKVPYSQQRAEIEGLPATLETQLDRIDSDLTEMPGIRSQVYNGKLRLSEAVSRYTGLINNLITIRDSATQLAGDNDLSDQMRAAAAMARAKEYASVRRIAVHQVLLQRAYTPALRELYISSNTGEQQALQSFQAVATRAEREFQDQSVSGSDRRQADIYAGQVSALNSDKLDGLTFTTDQWDAAMVAYAQLNRSVEVRLDSDVVAKADELRSDVQRQVFLETGLLLSMLLLAILFAYLVARSMARSLRELRQGALSIAQFGLPQAVARLRDPQFTGQQSPAQLANQIAEPLPVRSRDEFGQVTEAFNAVHLEAVRTAAEQAALRSSVATMFVNLARRSQILVDRLIGHLDRLERGEEDPDRLAELFQLDHLATRMRRNDENLLVLAGADSTRVQREPAALIDVLRAAQSEVEHYTRIEFGIIDRDIEVSAHAVNDLVHLVAELFDNATAFSPPDSQVMVEARRVGDRASLYVEDRGIGISAEQLADLNERLATPPQVDVAVSRMMGLVVVARLASRHGVKVELRPGTDRGTVAEVVLPTSVLVPRALTGRAPGTPGLPAAGPQFGGAAPAFGGAPTPAFGGASTPAFGGSPAPALGGSGGTPAFGALPALGNGQPAAARHGESGNQVTFGGRPFDPAPRNGSPAPANGGRGMPAWSDLTGAGGINGGDGFTPRTTNGQQIDPLPQRRSGDDPDSTGQQPVIPRQLPSSPEARPYSSPPVPPVSAPPLPPSYPSAPVSGQPVSGYPVSGQPVSGQPVSGYPVSGQPVSGYPVSGQPAPGYPVSASPYAGQPGPVAPVSGSPSAPLPSRPTSGGAAPGAAAPPAWPPVANPERDTATPPVPERLAAALDMTTELPRVPRTESAAPAPRQPAAPPVRAGQPSSVGQRPSAPQQAPQQRYADETMELPIFRELESAWFRTRKPGPEEAPGARQPAGGGTMTARSTMAGPAVQYPAPGTTGSAPMAETAPAGGMPRDNGTTNGGLPGRGDGPATRRPAPQPTAWQTAADDGWRAAVAATEAPVAGTTQTGLPKRTPMAQLVPGAIEKPAASVQRRTPEAVRGLLSAYHRGVQRGRTTSDNPTNPDATPGGQQSSPSGFGPAGGSGQKEQEG, encoded by the coding sequence GTGAGCAAACGGCCAACGACGGCGGGCTCCTTCCTGTCGCGTCTGCGTCGGCCGGCCGGCCGGCTCCGCGACATGCCGATCTGGTCCAAGCTCGGCCTGATCATGATCGTGCCGACCATCGCCACGGTCGTCGTGGGCACCAGCGGCCTGGTGGACCACCTGCAGACGCTCAACAACGCCAACCGGGCGGGTGACCTGGCCAACCTGGTGGGTTACTCCGGTGACCTGGTCAACACCCTCCAGGACGAACGCACCAACGCCGTCCTGCTGCTCGGCTCGCCCAAGGGGCAGGCCCGTGAGCAGTACCAGGAGGCGTACAACCGGGTCAACCAGCGGGTCGACCAGTCCAAGGTGCCCTACTCGCAGCAGCGCGCCGAGATCGAGGGCCTGCCGGCGACCCTGGAGACACAGCTCGACCGGATCGACAGCGACCTCACCGAGATGCCCGGCATCCGCAGCCAGGTCTACAACGGCAAGCTCCGCCTCAGCGAGGCGGTCAGCCGGTACACCGGTCTGATCAACAACCTGATCACCATCCGCGACTCGGCCACCCAGCTCGCCGGCGACAACGACCTGAGCGACCAGATGCGGGCCGCCGCCGCGATGGCCCGGGCCAAGGAGTACGCCTCGGTCCGCCGGATCGCGGTGCACCAGGTGCTGCTCCAGAGGGCGTACACCCCGGCCCTGCGGGAGCTGTACATCTCCAGCAACACCGGTGAGCAGCAGGCGCTGCAGAGTTTCCAGGCGGTGGCGACCCGCGCCGAGCGCGAGTTCCAGGACCAGAGCGTCTCCGGCTCGGACCGGCGCCAGGCGGACATCTACGCCGGCCAGGTCAGCGCGTTGAACAGCGACAAGCTGGACGGCCTCACCTTCACCACCGACCAGTGGGACGCGGCCATGGTCGCGTACGCCCAGCTCAACCGCTCCGTCGAGGTACGCCTCGACAGCGACGTCGTGGCCAAGGCCGACGAGCTGCGCTCCGACGTCCAGCGCCAGGTCTTCCTGGAGACCGGCCTGCTGCTCAGCATGCTGCTGCTGGCGATCCTCTTCGCCTACCTGGTCGCCCGGTCGATGGCCCGGTCCCTGCGCGAGCTGCGGCAGGGTGCCCTGTCGATCGCCCAGTTCGGCCTGCCGCAGGCGGTGGCCCGGCTGCGTGACCCGCAGTTCACCGGCCAGCAGTCCCCGGCCCAGCTCGCCAACCAGATCGCCGAGCCGCTGCCGGTCCGCAGCCGGGACGAGTTCGGCCAGGTGACCGAGGCGTTCAACGCCGTCCACCTGGAAGCCGTCCGGACCGCCGCCGAGCAGGCCGCGCTCCGCTCCTCGGTCGCGACGATGTTCGTCAACCTCGCCCGCCGCTCGCAGATCCTGGTCGACCGGCTGATCGGCCACCTCGACCGGCTGGAGCGCGGCGAGGAGGACCCGGACCGTCTGGCCGAGCTGTTCCAGCTCGACCACCTGGCCACCCGGATGCGCCGCAACGACGAGAACCTGCTGGTCCTCGCCGGTGCCGACTCCACCCGGGTGCAGCGGGAGCCGGCCGCCCTGATCGACGTGCTGCGCGCCGCGCAGTCCGAGGTCGAGCACTACACCCGGATCGAGTTCGGGATCATCGACCGGGACATCGAGGTCTCCGCGCACGCGGTCAACGACCTGGTCCACCTGGTAGCCGAGCTGTTCGACAACGCGACGGCGTTCTCCCCGCCGGACTCCCAGGTGATGGTCGAGGCCCGCCGGGTCGGCGACCGGGCGTCGCTCTACGTCGAGGACCGGGGCATCGGCATCAGCGCCGAGCAGCTGGCCGACCTCAACGAGCGGCTCGCCACCCCGCCCCAGGTCGACGTGGCCGTCTCCCGGATGATGGGCCTGGTCGTGGTCGCCCGGTTGGCGTCCCGGCACGGCGTCAAGGTGGAGCTGCGTCCCGGCACCGACCGGGGCACGGTGGCCGAGGTGGTCCTGCCCACGTCGGTGCTGGTGCCCCGCGCCCTCACCGGCCGGGCCCCGGGCACCCCCGGCCTGCCGGCCGCCGGCCCGCAGTTCGGTGGCGCCGCGCCCGCCTTCGGTGGCGCCCCCACCCCCGCCTTCGGTGGTGCTTCCACCCCGGCCTTCGGCGGCTCCCCGGCCCCCGCCCTCGGCGGCTCCGGTGGTACCCCGGCCTTCGGGGCGCTCCCCGCACTCGGCAACGGCCAGCCGGCGGCCGCCCGGCACGGCGAATCCGGCAACCAGGTCACCTTCGGCGGACGCCCCTTCGACCCGGCTCCGCGCAACGGTTCCCCCGCTCCCGCCAACGGTGGGCGGGGGATGCCCGCCTGGTCGGACCTCACCGGTGCCGGTGGGATCAACGGCGGGGACGGCTTCACCCCGCGCACCACGAACGGCCAGCAGATCGACCCGCTGCCCCAGCGGCGCAGCGGCGACGACCCGGACAGCACCGGCCAGCAGCCGGTCATCCCGCGCCAGCTGCCGAGCAGCCCGGAGGCCCGGCCGTACAGCTCCCCGCCGGTCCCGCCGGTTTCGGCACCGCCGCTGCCCCCCTCGTATCCGTCCGCGCCGGTGTCGGGTCAGCCGGTCTCCGGCTATCCGGTGTCGGGCCAGCCGGTGTCGGGTCAGCCGGTCTCCGGCTACCCGGTGTCGGGCCAGCCGGTCTCCGGCTATCCGGTGTCGGGTCAGCCAGCCCCGGGATATCCGGTGTCGGCGTCCCCGTACGCCGGTCAGCCGGGTCCGGTCGCGCCGGTCTCCGGGTCGCCCAGCGCTCCGCTGCCGTCCCGGCCGACCTCGGGCGGTGCCGCGCCGGGTGCCGCCGCGCCGCCGGCCTGGCCGCCGGTGGCCAACCCCGAGCGGGACACCGCCACCCCGCCGGTCCCGGAGCGGCTCGCCGCCGCCCTGGACATGACCACCGAACTGCCCCGGGTGCCGCGCACCGAGTCGGCAGCGCCGGCACCACGGCAGCCCGCGGCCCCGCCGGTGCGGGCCGGGCAGCCGTCGTCGGTCGGCCAACGGCCGTCGGCTCCGCAGCAGGCACCCCAGCAGCGGTACGCGGACGAGACGATGGAGCTGCCGATTTTCCGGGAGCTCGAATCGGCCTGGTTCCGCACCCGCAAGCCGGGTCCGGAGGAGGCGCCCGGTGCCCGCCAGCCGGCGGGCGGCGGCACCATGACCGCGCGGTCCACCATGGCCGGCCCCGCCGTTCAGTACCCCGCCCCAGGGACGACAGGTAGCGCACCGATGGCAGAGACTGCGCCGGCCGGAGGCATGCCGCGCGACAACGGGACGACGAACGGGGGCCTCCCCGGTCGCGGTGACGGCCCGGCGACCCGTCGCCCCGCCCCGCAGCCCACCGCCTGGCAGACCGCCGCCGACGACGGCTGGCGGGCGGCGGTGGCCGCGACCGAGGCGCCGGTGGCCGGGACCACCCAGACCGGCCTGCCGAAGCGGACGCCGATGGCGCAGCTCGTGCCGGGGGCGATCGAGAAGCCGGCCGCGTCGGTGCAGCGACGTACGCCGGAAGCGGTCAGGGGTCTGCTCTCGGCCTACCATCGAGGTGTGCAACGCGGCCGGACCACCTCGGACAACCCCACCAACCCGGACGCGACTCCGGGCGGGCAGCAATCCTCGCCGTCTGGCTTCGGCCCGGCGGGCGGGAGCGGGCAGAAGGAGCAAGAAGGATGA
- a CDS encoding ATP-binding protein, translating to MPRQNGLVDWDAPESWDAETAVETIARLARQGRTEVPVYAIGADRQVATRPFEVTGSPLFIAEGIFAAEIVEECRRRGILAAAYALRRPRGATFVRRLARDLAEQRKAPGVLLRRGVALLRAEPAVLRRQTGLGAEAAHAREILRRVADLVAGHPHR from the coding sequence TTGCCCCGACAGAACGGACTGGTCGACTGGGACGCGCCCGAGTCGTGGGACGCGGAAACCGCCGTGGAGACAATTGCCCGACTGGCCCGGCAGGGCCGGACCGAAGTTCCGGTCTATGCGATCGGCGCCGATCGACAAGTGGCCACCCGGCCATTTGAGGTGACCGGATCGCCACTCTTCATCGCCGAAGGGATTTTCGCTGCCGAGATCGTCGAGGAGTGCCGCCGACGGGGCATCCTCGCCGCAGCGTACGCGCTGCGGCGGCCGCGCGGGGCGACCTTCGTCCGCCGGCTGGCCCGTGACCTGGCAGAGCAGCGCAAGGCACCCGGGGTGCTGCTCCGGCGCGGGGTGGCACTGCTGCGCGCCGAACCGGCGGTGCTGCGCCGACAGACCGGCCTCGGCGCCGAGGCGGCCCACGCCCGGGAAATCCTGCGCCGGGTGGCCGACCTGGTCGCCGGCCACCCGCACCGGTGA
- a CDS encoding adenosine deaminase — MVAIRYEDIVKVPKALLHDHLDGGLRPATIVELAAEVGHELPSTDPEALGRWFAEAAHSGSLERYLETFAHTVAVMQTAPALRRVARECALDLAADGVVYAEVRFAPEQHLEQNLTLDEVVEAVVAGFVEGSAEAAAAGTQIRVGTLLTAMRHAARSQEIAELAVRHRDAGVVGFDIAGAEAGFPPTRHLDAFEYLQRENFHFTIHAGEAFGLPSIWQAIQWCGADRLGHGVRIVDDITPGPTPTLGRLAAYVRDKRIPLELCPSSNVQTGAVASIADHPIGLLRELRFRVTVNTDNRLMSGTSMSREMALLVENFGYGWAELQWFTVNAMKSAFIPFDERLAIIDEVIKPAYAKLIG, encoded by the coding sequence ATGGTCGCAATCCGATACGAGGACATCGTCAAGGTCCCGAAAGCGCTGCTGCACGATCACCTCGACGGCGGCCTGCGGCCGGCGACGATCGTCGAGCTGGCCGCCGAGGTGGGGCACGAGCTGCCGAGCACCGATCCGGAGGCACTCGGCCGGTGGTTCGCGGAGGCGGCGCACTCCGGTTCGCTGGAGCGCTACCTGGAGACGTTCGCGCACACCGTCGCCGTCATGCAGACCGCCCCGGCGCTGCGCCGGGTGGCCCGCGAGTGCGCGCTCGACCTGGCCGCCGACGGCGTGGTCTACGCGGAGGTCCGGTTCGCCCCCGAGCAGCACCTGGAGCAGAACCTCACCCTGGACGAGGTGGTCGAGGCGGTCGTCGCCGGCTTCGTCGAGGGCAGCGCCGAGGCCGCTGCGGCGGGCACCCAGATCCGGGTCGGCACCCTGCTCACCGCGATGCGGCACGCCGCCCGGTCGCAGGAGATCGCCGAGCTGGCCGTCCGGCACCGCGACGCCGGGGTGGTGGGCTTCGACATCGCGGGCGCCGAGGCGGGTTTCCCGCCCACCCGGCACCTGGACGCCTTCGAGTACCTCCAGCGGGAGAACTTCCACTTCACCATCCACGCCGGCGAGGCGTTCGGGCTGCCGTCGATCTGGCAGGCCATCCAGTGGTGCGGGGCGGACCGGCTGGGTCACGGGGTACGGATCGTGGACGACATCACCCCCGGCCCGACGCCGACGCTGGGCCGGCTGGCCGCCTACGTGCGGGACAAGCGGATCCCGCTGGAGCTGTGCCCGTCGTCCAACGTGCAGACCGGGGCGGTGGCGTCGATCGCCGACCACCCGATCGGGCTGCTGCGGGAGCTGCGGTTCCGGGTGACGGTGAACACCGACAACCGGTTGATGAGCGGCACCTCGATGTCCCGGGAGATGGCGCTGCTGGTGGAGAACTTCGGCTACGGCTGGGCGGAGCTGCAGTGGTTCACCGTCAACGCGATGAAGAGCGCCTTCATCCCGTTCGACGAGCGGCTGGCCATCATCGACGAGGTGATCAAGCCGGCGTACGCGAAGCTGATCGGCTGA
- a CDS encoding putative RNA methyltransferase → MVVARLRCPVCAGPLAAATDTRALRCPRRHSFDLARQGYVNLLTGRSPHVGDTAEMVAARADFLAAGHYHLISSALAEAAATHAGTAGFGAYPLVVDAGAGTGRHLAAVLAALPDAVGLALDVAKPALRRAARAHPRAAAALADTWRPLPLADRSVAVLLNVFAPRNGDEFHRVLHPAGALLVVTPTDAHLAELVEVLGLLRVDPAKADRVADSLAGRFTPEHATVHTARLALDRAEVTTLVGMGPSAWHTDPHRLAAAIDALPAPVTVTASVRLTVWRPR, encoded by the coding sequence CTGGTCGTGGCCCGGTTGCGCTGCCCGGTCTGCGCCGGGCCGCTGGCCGCCGCGACCGACACCCGCGCGTTGCGCTGCCCCCGCCGGCACAGCTTCGACCTGGCCCGCCAGGGGTACGTCAACCTGCTCACCGGCCGCTCCCCGCACGTCGGGGACACCGCCGAGATGGTCGCCGCCCGAGCTGACTTCCTGGCCGCCGGGCACTACCACCTCATCTCGTCCGCCCTGGCCGAGGCGGCAGCGACCCACGCGGGCACCGCGGGCTTCGGGGCGTACCCGCTGGTGGTGGATGCCGGAGCGGGCACCGGGCGGCACCTCGCGGCGGTGCTGGCGGCGCTGCCCGACGCCGTCGGCCTGGCCCTGGACGTCGCCAAGCCGGCGCTGCGCCGCGCCGCCCGCGCCCACCCGCGGGCCGCCGCCGCGCTCGCCGACACCTGGCGGCCGCTGCCGCTGGCCGACCGCTCGGTCGCCGTGCTGCTCAACGTCTTCGCGCCGCGCAACGGCGACGAGTTCCACCGGGTGCTCCACCCGGCCGGGGCGCTGCTGGTGGTCACCCCCACCGACGCCCACCTGGCCGAACTGGTCGAGGTGCTCGGGCTGCTGCGGGTCGACCCGGCCAAGGCCGACCGGGTCGCCGACAGCCTCGCCGGGCGGTTCACCCCGGAGCACGCCACCGTGCACACCGCCCGGCTCGCGCTGGACCGGGCCGAGGTCACCACCCTGGTCGGGATGGGGCCGAGCGCCTGGCACACCGACCCGCACCGGCTCGCCGCCGCGATCGACGCGCTGCCCGCCCCGGTCACGGTGACCGCCTCGGTACGGCTCACCGTCTGGCGTCCCCGCTGA
- a CDS encoding DUF4272 domain-containing protein, which yields MLVAAPDPREVREASLDELSRLGLPLPPAKFPLVWEPGDEVELRPTGEIEARIAVLHLILARCFGMPAQTAMSWLLESHLVDMVTPPEWQFVVGGRGDHRSFVLHHDALFSLSWVLGLSKQLDPTVPVDERLVERMPYLAGGETFDQWRARILAAPQHPADAAALLDLHYCLDWAYLEVERSGHRLPGLVDANAIGQRRWALEWAVMLRGPYHDEPPGWEEVDLST from the coding sequence GTGCTGGTAGCCGCCCCCGATCCACGGGAGGTCCGCGAGGCGAGCCTCGACGAGTTGTCCCGGCTGGGCCTACCACTGCCGCCGGCCAAGTTTCCCCTGGTGTGGGAGCCGGGCGACGAGGTCGAGCTGCGACCCACCGGGGAGATCGAGGCCCGCATCGCGGTGCTGCACCTGATCCTGGCCCGGTGCTTCGGGATGCCCGCCCAGACCGCGATGAGCTGGCTGCTCGAATCCCACCTGGTCGACATGGTCACCCCGCCGGAGTGGCAGTTCGTGGTCGGCGGCAGGGGCGACCACCGCTCGTTCGTCCTGCACCACGACGCGCTCTTCTCGCTGTCCTGGGTGCTCGGCCTGAGCAAGCAGCTCGACCCGACCGTGCCGGTGGACGAGCGGCTGGTGGAGCGGATGCCGTACCTCGCCGGTGGGGAGACCTTCGACCAGTGGCGGGCACGGATCCTGGCCGCTCCGCAGCACCCGGCGGACGCCGCCGCCCTGCTCGACCTGCACTACTGCCTGGACTGGGCGTACCTGGAGGTGGAGCGGTCGGGGCACCGGCTGCCCGGCCTGGTGGACGCGAACGCGATCGGCCAGCGCCGGTGGGCGTTGGAGTGGGCGGTGATGCTGCGGGGGCCGTACCACGACGAGCCGCCCGGCTGGGAAGAGGTCGACCTCTCCACCTGA